One part of the Tolypothrix sp. NIES-4075 genome encodes these proteins:
- a CDS encoding AraC family transcriptional regulator has product MAQAKPLAVDYSQENGALQVLPRLPLLSSHQFAWDGILVQYHQQPAWETHEHCHTQHVIGIRHLQGEQIANAEFVIVPATAPHKDFWQQETDFILFSVEPARIAQIAHESVDGDRIELKSYIGMCDPVIYQIGRLFQSELKSNGLGSRLYADSLTTALSVQLLRNYCTKEQLIREYTNGLSKYKLQQAIAYINDNLTEDLSLEAIASHLQISVYYFARLFKQSMGVTPHQYVIQQRVQRAKQLLKQQNKLSISEVAFQVGFAHQSHLSRHFKRILGVTPKEICKK; this is encoded by the coding sequence ATGGCACAAGCAAAACCCTTAGCTGTTGATTACTCTCAAGAAAACGGTGCTTTACAGGTTCTCCCTCGCTTACCTTTGCTTTCAAGTCACCAATTTGCTTGGGATGGTATTCTTGTCCAATATCATCAGCAGCCGGCTTGGGAAACTCATGAGCATTGCCATACACAGCATGTAATTGGGATTCGTCATTTGCAGGGTGAACAAATTGCCAACGCTGAGTTTGTGATTGTTCCCGCAACTGCGCCGCATAAGGATTTCTGGCAGCAAGAAACGGACTTTATCTTGTTTTCTGTTGAGCCTGCACGCATTGCTCAGATTGCTCATGAATCTGTAGATGGCGATCGCATAGAACTTAAATCATACATTGGCATGTGCGATCCCGTCATTTATCAAATTGGGCGGTTGTTTCAATCAGAACTAAAATCAAATGGCTTGGGTAGTCGTCTTTATGCTGATTCGTTAACTACAGCGCTATCAGTTCAGCTGCTGCGAAATTATTGTACCAAAGAGCAGCTTATAAGGGAATATACAAATGGTCTTTCTAAATATAAGTTGCAGCAGGCGATCGCATATATTAACGACAATCTTACAGAGGATTTATCATTAGAAGCGATCGCCTCGCATTTACAAATTAGTGTATATTATTTTGCCCGTTTATTTAAGCAGTCGATGGGCGTAACTCCCCATCAATATGTGATTCAGCAGCGCGTGCAACGAGCAAAGCAGTTATTAAAACAACAAAATAAACTAAGTATTTCTGAAGTCGCCTTTCAAGTTGGCTTCGCACACCAAAGCCACCTCAGCCGTCATTTTAAACGGATTTTGGGAGTAACGCCGAAAGAAATTTGCAAAAAATAG
- a CDS encoding hydrolase: MNTLSNRNGAFYEQLTPENSAMLLIDHQAGLFLGVHSMDQQILKNNAIALAKTAKVFNLPTVLFTSSAKGPNGPTIPEIKELFPDHEILDRSPINLWNDPRCRAAVEATNRKKLIMAAITTDVCLVFPALAAVAAGYDVYAVIDASGTWSPTAELASVMRLTQAGVIPTNWIAVAAELKHDEDRKTTPAMNKAYSEHMGLYDFLGDIAAVKAGV; encoded by the coding sequence ATGAATACTTTATCAAACCGTAACGGTGCTTTTTACGAGCAACTTACTCCAGAAAATAGTGCAATGCTGCTGATTGACCATCAAGCGGGTCTGTTTCTCGGCGTGCATAGTATGGATCAGCAGATTTTAAAGAATAACGCGATCGCTCTGGCGAAAACAGCGAAAGTATTCAACCTACCAACAGTTTTATTCACCAGTTCCGCCAAAGGACCCAACGGACCAACGATTCCAGAGATTAAAGAACTTTTTCCCGACCATGAAATTCTAGATCGTTCTCCGATCAACTTGTGGAACGATCCCCGCTGTCGGGCAGCAGTTGAAGCCACAAATCGCAAAAAATTAATTATGGCAGCAATCACAACCGATGTTTGCCTTGTTTTTCCCGCACTTGCTGCCGTCGCAGCCGGCTATGATGTCTACGCTGTGATTGATGCTTCTGGCACATGGAGTCCAACCGCAGAATTAGCATCTGTAATGCGTCTCACCCAAGCAGGTGTAATTCCCACAAACTGGATTGCTGTTGCGGCTGAACTCAAACACGACGAAGACCGCAAAACCACACCTGCCATGAACAAAGCATATAGCGAACATATGGGACTCTACGATTTTCTAGGCGATATCGCTGCTGTCAAAGCTGGAGTGTAA
- a CDS encoding glycosyl hydrolase family 57: MPSPTISFTTLPEIIDGLPNISGWEAEVLDVVNRDAPVFLPTTNLRLEDVTATFAIALHMHQPTIPAGYDGGFISNLQYMFEHPNEGDNHNAAPFAYCYSRMGDFIPELVSQGCNPRVMLDYSGNLLWGLRQMGREDILNNLKRITCDRTYQPYVEWLGTMWSHAVVPSTPIPDIKLHILAWQHHFAAIFGWEALARVKGFSPPEMHLPNHPDTLFEFVKALKECGYRWLLVQEHSVETLDGQSLTYKHLPHRLVARNSQGETISITALIKTQGSDTKLVAQMQPYYEAKTLSKQQLGSVNIPPIVSQIGDGENGGVMMNEFPSAFKQAWHQIDKTGVVGVTGTEYLELIEAAGCKSEDYPTCQPIGQHQIWQRVSSENIQPGEVEKAIQEIKAINSNFHMDGASWTNHISWVNGYENVLSPMNQLSSLFHQIDSSNTRDSHYRNALLHNFLLQTSCFRYWGQGAWTDYAREIYQRGEKLLS; the protein is encoded by the coding sequence ATGCCTTCCCCAACAATCAGCTTCACGACTTTACCGGAAATCATTGATGGTTTGCCCAATATTTCTGGTTGGGAAGCAGAGGTGCTTGATGTAGTCAACCGTGATGCGCCTGTATTTTTACCAACAACAAATTTACGGTTGGAAGATGTAACCGCAACTTTTGCGATCGCACTTCACATGCATCAGCCAACCATCCCCGCTGGATATGATGGCGGATTCATCAGCAATCTGCAATATATGTTTGAACATCCTAATGAAGGAGACAATCATAATGCAGCGCCTTTTGCGTATTGTTACAGTCGCATGGGCGATTTTATACCCGAACTTGTCAGCCAAGGTTGCAATCCTCGCGTCATGCTAGATTATTCTGGCAATTTGTTGTGGGGATTGCGGCAAATGGGACGCGAGGATATCTTAAATAACTTGAAGCGGATAACATGCGATCGCACTTATCAACCTTATGTAGAATGGCTCGGTACAATGTGGAGCCATGCTGTAGTTCCTTCTACACCTATCCCAGATATTAAACTGCATATTTTAGCATGGCAACATCACTTTGCGGCAATTTTTGGTTGGGAAGCATTAGCGCGAGTCAAAGGCTTTTCACCTCCAGAAATGCACCTACCAAATCACCCCGATACTCTCTTTGAATTTGTCAAAGCGCTGAAAGAATGCGGCTATCGCTGGCTATTAGTTCAAGAACATTCTGTAGAAACTCTTGACGGTCAATCTCTAACTTATAAACATTTACCACATCGTCTTGTAGCTCGCAATTCCCAAGGCGAAACAATTAGTATCACAGCTTTAATTAAAACCCAAGGTTCCGATACTAAATTAGTTGCTCAAATGCAACCTTATTACGAAGCTAAAACATTATCTAAACAACAATTAGGTAGTGTAAATATCCCGCCAATAGTTAGTCAAATCGGCGATGGTGAAAATGGCGGGGTGATGATGAATGAATTTCCTAGCGCTTTTAAACAAGCTTGGCATCAAATCGATAAAACAGGTGTTGTTGGTGTGACAGGAACAGAATATTTAGAATTAATTGAAGCTGCGGGTTGCAAAAGTGAAGATTATCCAACTTGTCAGCCTATAGGACAACATCAAATTTGGCAGCGAGTTTCATCCGAGAATATTCAACCGGGAGAAGTAGAAAAAGCAATTCAAGAAATCAAAGCAATTAACTCAAATTTTCATATGGATGGAGCTTCTTGGACTAATCATATCAGTTGGGTAAATGGATATGAAAATGTTCTCAGTCCGATGAATCAACTTAGCAGTTTATTTCATCAAATTGATTCTAGCAATACCAGAGATTCTCATTACCGCAACGCATTGTTACATAATTTCTTGTTGCAAACAAGCTGCTTTCGTTATTGGGGACAAGGTGCTTGGACTGATTATGCGCGTGAAATTTACCAACGTGGTGAAAAGTTGCTATCGTAG
- a CDS encoding SDR family NAD(P)-dependent oxidoreductase: MNIQGKVALITGASRGIGRAIALQLAQQGMKRLILMARDRAKLAEVAAEIETMGVSAVIVPIDLTKPTAVNIAVAQLWRNHGPIHLLVNCAGIAYQNSFLQAKLPQVQEEISLNLLGTYTLTHLVARRMASQRQGTIINVSSLMGKIAAPTMATYSATKFAILGFTQALRQELAQYNIEVKALLPSLTDTDMVRDMRLFRWVIPMTPQQVAQVLVAGLSKNSPEILVGWQSHLAVWCQRLAPWLLEFILRIATPPQQVARRHQIYQRRVGLMQRLIWIRHRLSDRFSSRNTISFASARKS; this comes from the coding sequence ATGAATATACAAGGAAAGGTAGCTCTAATTACAGGGGCTTCCCGTGGTATTGGGCGGGCGATCGCATTACAATTAGCCCAACAAGGCATGAAGCGGCTGATACTTATGGCACGCGATCGCGCCAAATTAGCTGAAGTAGCCGCAGAAATTGAGACAATGGGTGTCAGCGCGGTCATCGTACCGATAGACTTAACCAAACCGACTGCTGTAAATATTGCCGTTGCTCAACTTTGGCGGAATCACGGTCCGATTCATTTGCTAGTTAATTGTGCCGGCATAGCTTACCAAAACTCATTTCTGCAAGCTAAACTACCGCAGGTTCAAGAAGAAATTTCTCTGAATTTATTGGGAACCTACACCCTAACTCATTTGGTAGCGCGACGTATGGCAAGCCAAAGACAAGGGACAATCATTAATGTCTCCAGCTTGATGGGGAAAATTGCTGCACCGACGATGGCGACTTATTCAGCTACCAAGTTTGCCATTTTAGGATTTACCCAGGCACTGCGCCAAGAACTCGCGCAATACAATATTGAAGTAAAAGCATTATTGCCTTCTCTGACAGACACAGACATGGTGCGCGACATGCGATTATTTCGCTGGGTAATCCCCATGACTCCCCAACAAGTAGCGCAAGTACTCGTTGCCGGATTGTCAAAAAATTCACCAGAAATCTTAGTTGGTTGGCAAAGTCATTTGGCTGTTTGGTGTCAACGTCTTGCACCTTGGCTGCTGGAGTTTATTTTAAGAATAGCAACTCCACCGCAGCAAGTAGCGAGAAGACATCAGATTTATCAAAGACGGGTAGGACTAATGCAGAGATTGATCTGGATACGTCATCGTTTGAGCGATCGCTTTTCGTCAAGAAACACAATTTCTTTTGCATCTGCACGTAAATCTTGA